One genomic region from Anopheles bellator chromosome 2, idAnoBellAS_SP24_06.2, whole genome shotgun sequence encodes:
- the LOC131209646 gene encoding alpha-tocopherol transfer protein-like yields the protein MTTLSHPFKDSPEPLEVPKQYAADVDTLYDWSKAQPRFPGFSKNHAHLFLHACLWDVDDAKKAMQKYAQIHANSPEIFDNRDIMGAGVQMTLNATHMVALPRPTPEGYRLLYYRLSDTDPSKMNFAEAVKSFCMFNDAQISVDGIVEGYIVIFDMKGVRLGHLARVQFGPLRVFMSYIQDAHPVRLKKIYIVHTASFINQVMALVKPLIRSELLGLLQFTAAGPEEIVGVDYLPKDFGGPFDEVATMHADQKRRLETEYRDWLMDSSVLKEAPKQKNGGGPASSNAAIKPPVKAFRGLEID from the exons GTCAAAGGCCCAGCCACGGTTTCCCGGTTTCTCCAAGAACCATGCCCACCTCTTTCTGCACGCGTGCCTCTGGGACGTGGACGACGCGAAGAAGGCGATGCAGAAGTACGCCCAGATCCACGCCAACTCGCCGGAGATATTCGACAACCGGGACATCATGGGGGCCGGAGTGCAGATGACGCTGAACGCCAC TCACATGGTTGCCCTGCCACGGCCGACACCGGAAGGGTACCGGCTGCTGTACTACCGGCTGTCCGACACCGACCCGTCCAAGATGAACTTTGCCGAGGCCGTCAAGTCGTTCTGCATGTTCAACGACGCCCAGATCAGCGTGGACGGCATCGTCGAGGGCTACATCGTCATCTTCGACATGAAGGGTGTCCGGCTGGGGCACCTGGCGCGCGTCCAGTTCGGGCCGCTCCGTGTCTTCATGAGCTACATCCAGGACGCGCACCCGGTGCGCCTGAAGAAAATCTACATCGTGCACACCGCGTCCTTCATCAACCAGGTGATGGCGCTGGTGAAGCCGCTGATCCGGTCGGAgttgctggggctgctgcagttcacggcggccggcccggaggAGATCGTCGGGGTCGACTACCTGCCGAAG GACTTTGGCGGACCGTTCGACGAGGTGGCCACGATGCACGCGGACCAGAAGCGGCGCCTGGAGACGGAGTACCGCGACTGGCTGATGGATTCGAGCGTCCTCAAGGAGGCACCGAAGCAGAAGAATGGCGGTGGGCCGGCCAGCTCGAACGCCGCCATCAAGCCACCGGTGAAAGCGTTCCGCGGACTGGAGATTGATTAG